The following proteins come from a genomic window of Anticarsia gemmatalis isolate Benzon Research Colony breed Stoneville strain chromosome 25, ilAntGemm2 primary, whole genome shotgun sequence:
- the LOC142983906 gene encoding uncharacterized protein LOC142983906: MGKKGVVSFVKDFYYDPFKWSLVKSVGIFAVGVVIASECSGLEIMPAMPQ; the protein is encoded by the coding sequence ATGGGCAAAAAGGGTGTTGTTTCGTTCGTCAAAGATTTCTACTACGATCCTTTCAAGTGGTCACTTGTTAAGAGCGTAGGTATATTCGCTGTCGGCGTTGTAATCGCGAGCGAATGCTCAGGCCTAGAGATAATGCCCGCAATGCCACAGTAA